A window of the Desulfurobacterium atlanticum genome harbors these coding sequences:
- the mnmA gene encoding tRNA 2-thiouridine(34) synthase MnmA, with amino-acid sequence MTGKDVLVGFSGGVDSFYTCHLLKEKGYKVYPVLFRFSGKENLEKAKYYAEKLGLKLSIIDYRELFYEKVIKPFIEYYRNGLTPNPCVVCNRDMKIKMLYNLSEELGIKNIATGHYARTEFSEDFQKKLIFRGVEKGKEQSYFLATILPEFIEKLIFPLGEFTKKEVIEKAKALGYQFLSESQDICFLEDDIETFLSRYIKPKKGKFVLTSGEEVGSFSAIFKYTVGQRRGLGISYKYPLYVLSILPEKNVIVVGSKDELQKNSLYIKDIVLHVPYGEIDWNCVDIQIRYRGKIARIERIEVLKNGIFFVKLHASLDAPTPGQVCAFYFKDTLLGGGEITTLERG; translated from the coding sequence TTGACAGGTAAAGATGTTCTTGTTGGTTTTAGTGGAGGTGTTGATAGCTTTTATACCTGCCATCTTTTAAAGGAGAAGGGTTATAAAGTTTATCCTGTTCTTTTCAGGTTTTCAGGAAAGGAGAATCTTGAAAAGGCAAAGTATTATGCTGAGAAACTGGGACTTAAGTTAAGCATTATAGATTACAGAGAGTTGTTTTATGAGAAAGTAATAAAGCCTTTTATAGAATACTATAGAAACGGCTTAACACCAAATCCTTGCGTCGTTTGTAATAGGGATATGAAGATAAAAATGCTCTACAATCTTTCAGAAGAACTTGGGATAAAAAATATTGCCACGGGACATTACGCAAGGACTGAATTTTCAGAAGATTTTCAAAAAAAACTTATTTTCAGGGGAGTTGAAAAAGGAAAAGAACAATCTTATTTCCTGGCAACAATTTTGCCGGAATTTATAGAAAAGTTAATTTTTCCACTTGGAGAGTTTACAAAGAAAGAGGTAATTGAGAAGGCAAAAGCTCTCGGATATCAATTTTTGTCAGAGAGTCAGGATATTTGTTTTCTTGAAGATGATATTGAAACCTTTTTAAGCCGCTACATCAAGCCGAAGAAAGGAAAGTTCGTTTTAACTTCAGGAGAAGAGGTAGGCTCGTTTTCAGCAATTTTTAAATACACTGTTGGCCAAAGGAGAGGTCTTGGAATTTCCTATAAATATCCTCTCTATGTTCTTTCTATTCTTCCTGAAAAAAATGTGATAGTGGTAGGTTCTAAAGATGAACTTCAAAAAAACTCTCTTTATATAAAGGATATTGTGCTTCATGTTCCATATGGGGAAATAGATTGGAACTGTGTTGATATCCAGATTAGATACAGGGGCAAAATAGCAAGGATTGAGAGAATAGAAGTGTTGAAAAATGGTATATTTTTTGTAAAATTACACGCGAGTTTAGATGCACCTACTCCAGGGCAGGTGTGTGCCTTTTATTTTAAAGACACACTCCTTGGAGGAGGAGAGATAACTACACTTGAGAGGGGTTAG
- the atpA gene encoding F0F1 ATP synthase subunit alpha produces MQVRSEEVLELIKKQIEEFEYSIKFEETGIVIKVGDGVARVYGLEDVEYGEVVEFEDGTEGVAFNLEEDNVGIVLLGEGKGIVEGGKVKRTGRILDVPVGDALIGRVVDALGNPIDGKGPIDYAERRAVERIAPGIVTRKPVHEPLQTGIKAIDALIPIGRGQRELIIGDRQTGKTTVAIDTILNQKRENVICVYCAVGQKRSTVAQTIELLRRLGALDYTIVVSATASEPAALQYIAPFAAVTIAEYFRDTGRAALIIYDDLSKQAVAYREMSLLLRRPPGREAYPGDVFYLHSRLLERAAKLNDKLGAGSLTALPIVETKAGDISAYIPTNVISITDGQIFLETNLFYKGQRPAINVGLSVSRVGGAAQIKAMKQVAGKLRLELARYRELEAFSQFASDLDPATRAQLERGRRMMELLKQPPYNPIPVEKQIVAFFAAINGYIDDIPVESITKFERELYAFMDAECPEILNEILEKKKIDEELEKKLHEAIKRFKETFEV; encoded by the coding sequence ATGCAGGTGAGGTCTGAAGAAGTTTTAGAACTGATTAAGAAACAGATAGAAGAGTTTGAATACTCAATAAAATTTGAAGAGACAGGAATAGTAATAAAAGTTGGTGATGGTGTAGCAAGAGTTTATGGACTTGAAGATGTTGAGTATGGTGAAGTTGTTGAATTTGAGGATGGAACTGAAGGGGTTGCATTCAACCTTGAAGAGGACAACGTCGGTATAGTTCTTCTTGGAGAAGGAAAAGGTATTGTAGAAGGCGGAAAAGTTAAAAGAACGGGAAGAATTCTTGATGTTCCTGTTGGTGATGCACTTATAGGTAGAGTTGTTGATGCTCTTGGTAATCCTATAGATGGAAAAGGGCCAATTGATTATGCAGAAAGAAGAGCTGTTGAGAGGATTGCTCCTGGAATTGTTACAAGGAAGCCTGTTCATGAACCGCTACAGACAGGTATTAAAGCTATTGATGCTCTCATTCCTATCGGTAGAGGTCAGAGGGAACTTATTATCGGTGATAGGCAGACAGGTAAAACTACAGTTGCTATAGATACTATTCTTAATCAGAAAAGGGAAAACGTTATCTGTGTTTATTGTGCTGTAGGGCAGAAAAGGTCCACGGTTGCTCAGACTATAGAGCTTTTAAGAAGGCTTGGAGCTTTAGATTATACTATTGTTGTATCTGCTACTGCTTCTGAACCAGCAGCACTTCAGTATATTGCTCCTTTTGCTGCTGTTACAATTGCTGAATACTTTAGAGATACAGGAAGAGCAGCTCTTATCATTTATGATGACCTTTCAAAACAGGCTGTGGCTTACAGGGAGATGTCACTTCTCTTGAGACGTCCTCCTGGACGTGAAGCTTATCCTGGCGATGTTTTCTATCTTCATTCAAGGCTTCTTGAAAGGGCTGCAAAACTTAATGATAAGCTTGGTGCAGGTTCTCTTACAGCTCTTCCGATTGTTGAAACAAAAGCAGGTGATATTTCTGCTTACATTCCAACAAATGTAATTTCTATTACAGATGGACAGATTTTCCTTGAAACAAACCTTTTCTATAAAGGGCAAAGACCTGCTATTAACGTTGGTCTTTCTGTATCAAGGGTTGGTGGTGCAGCTCAGATAAAGGCTATGAAACAGGTTGCTGGAAAGCTTCGTCTTGAGCTTGCAAGGTATAGAGAGCTTGAAGCTTTCTCTCAGTTTGCATCTGACCTTGACCCTGCTACAAGGGCTCAACTTGAACGTGGTAGAAGAATGATGGAACTTTTAAAGCAGCCACCATACAATCCTATTCCGGTTGAAAAGCAGATAGTTGCTTTCTTTGCTGCAATTAATGGTTACATTGATGATATCCCAGTTGAAAGTATTACTAAGTTTGAAAGAGAACTTTACGCGTTTATGGATGCTGAGTGTCCGGAGATCCTGAATGAGATTCTTGAGAAGAAGAAGATAGACGAGGAGCTTGAGAAGAAACTCCATGAAGCTATAAAGAGGTTTAAAGAGACTTTTGAAGTCTAA
- a CDS encoding ATP synthase F0 subunit B: MEGNIVSLNGTVIIQMVNFLVFMVVMDKVLFKPMITHLAKREEELKLLSIEAEELRKAAEKFLQEYEAIIAEAKRKAKELLDAALREAKEEKDKIIAQAQEEMQQRIEKARAEIWASFEEEKAKLEERVDEIANEIVEKLLKKAA; encoded by the coding sequence ATGGAAGGAAATATTGTAAGTCTTAACGGAACCGTCATTATTCAGATGGTTAACTTCCTTGTTTTTATGGTGGTTATGGATAAGGTGCTGTTTAAGCCTATGATCACCCATCTTGCGAAAAGAGAAGAGGAGTTGAAGCTTTTGAGCATTGAAGCTGAGGAGCTTCGTAAAGCTGCTGAGAAATTTCTCCAGGAGTATGAGGCTATCATTGCCGAAGCAAAAAGGAAGGCGAAAGAGCTTCTTGATGCCGCTTTAAGAGAAGCTAAAGAGGAGAAGGATAAAATCATTGCTCAGGCTCAAGAAGAGATGCAGCAGAGAATTGAGAAAGCCAGAGCGGAAATCTGGGCTTCTTTTGAAGAAGAAAAAGCAAAGCTTGAAGAAAGAGTTGATGAGATTGCAAACGAAATTGTTGAAAAACTGCTTAAGAAAGCTGCATAA
- the atpF gene encoding F0F1 ATP synthase subunit B produces the protein MASELLWKTINTIILVAIFYKLLKKPISNMLTNGVNSVANRYEGAQREKEEALELLKEAEKKAKEAKQEAEDIVKHAEEVAQRQKEQIIKEAQEIANRIRAEADEAIQREVIKARKELQKYAAEKAIELAQEKLKGKVDEEFNKKIIKTSLSQIAKEGVL, from the coding sequence ATGGCATCAGAACTTCTCTGGAAAACGATAAACACCATAATTCTTGTAGCGATCTTTTACAAGCTTCTTAAAAAACCTATATCCAATATGTTGACAAACGGAGTTAACTCTGTAGCTAACCGCTACGAAGGTGCTCAACGGGAGAAGGAAGAAGCTCTTGAGCTTTTAAAGGAAGCGGAGAAAAAGGCTAAAGAAGCAAAGCAGGAAGCAGAGGATATTGTGAAGCACGCAGAAGAGGTAGCTCAAAGACAGAAGGAACAGATAATAAAAGAAGCTCAGGAGATAGCTAACAGGATTAGGGCAGAGGCTGATGAAGCAATACAAAGGGAAGTTATAAAAGCAAGAAAAGAGCTTCAAAAGTATGCTGCTGAGAAGGCTATTGAACTTGCGCAGGAAAAGTTAAAAGGAAAAGTTGATGAGGAATTTAACAAAAAGATTATCAAGACAAGCCTTTCCCAAATCGCTAAGGAGGGAGTGCTTTGA
- the atpH gene encoding ATP synthase F1 subunit delta, with product MDVRKAKKYAKELVNKLAKEELEEVHEELYEVVSLFDEKAIKYLSSPAVDKKEKFDFVKKILDKLDITIELKEVLLEMAEKGDFHLIKVVEQEFKKYVDFILGRVQAELISTTNLDKETLKFVKEQVEKISGKKVGLNVTIDPSIIGGFIVKVGDRVIDASIKTQLETIKRELAE from the coding sequence GTGGATGTTAGGAAAGCAAAAAAATATGCTAAGGAACTTGTGAATAAACTTGCAAAAGAAGAGCTTGAAGAAGTTCATGAGGAGCTTTACGAAGTAGTATCTCTTTTTGATGAGAAAGCTATAAAGTATCTTTCAAGTCCAGCGGTTGATAAGAAAGAAAAATTTGATTTTGTTAAAAAGATTCTTGATAAGCTTGATATCACTATTGAACTTAAAGAAGTTCTCCTTGAAATGGCAGAAAAAGGAGATTTCCATCTTATAAAGGTTGTTGAGCAAGAGTTTAAAAAGTATGTTGACTTTATTTTGGGAAGAGTTCAGGCGGAGCTTATAAGCACAACAAATCTTGATAAAGAAACATTGAAGTTTGTTAAAGAACAGGTGGAAAAAATCTCAGGTAAAAAAGTTGGTCTTAATGTTACTATTGATCCTTCTATTATAGGTGGATTTATAGTTAAAGTTGGGGATAGAGTAATAGACGCTTCCATTAAAACACAGCTTGAAACTATTAAAAGAGAACTTGCAGAATAA